TTTGTTCTTTACACTTTTATTTACCTCATGGATTCTTATTAATCACAAAATCATCTTGTTATAATTGACTGCAACTGGTTTTTTTAAGAATGAAATCACATACATAGATCACTCCTCTCCTCTAGACTTCTAGGACATTCATCAAACACCGTTAGGCGGTTTTTGGAAGAATGAAATCACATGGTTACATAGAGCATTCCTTCCCTTCAGCCTACTAAGactttcatcgaacaccttgtaggCGTACAGAAACAAAATTTGCACAAACAAATACACGGGAAGGAGGAGGGAAATTAGGAAGATGACAAGAGTGTGTGCACCTGCTTGAGAGGAGCAGCTCCACCGGCACCACAGGGACGCGGCTGACCTCCTCCTTCTTCCCAGCAGCACCACCGCACCACGACAACCCGCTGCTTCCCGTCCTTGTAGCCTGCCTCCCCTGCTTCTTCGCCCCACCAGCAGCCTCGCCTAACCTGTTGagcgccgaggaggaggaagaagtcaaCAAGAGCACCAACGCGAGCTTGGTGATAAAGAAAGCGACGCGGGAGGAGAAGGGCTGGGTCACCATGGCTCTCTCCGCGGCCGGATCTCGCGGAGGGGCGGNNNNNNNNNNNNNNNNNNNNNNNNNNNNNNNNNNNNNNNNNNNNNNNNNNNNNNNNNNNNNNNNNNNNNNNNNNNNNNNNNNNNNNNNNNNNNNNNNNNNNNNNNNNNNNNNNNNNNNNNNNNNNNNNNNNNNNNNNNNNNNNNNNNNNNNNNNNNNNNNNNNNNNNNNNNNNNNNNNNNNNNNNNNNNNNNNNNNNNNNNNNNNNNNNNNNNNNNNNNNNNNNNNNNNNNNNNNNNNNNNNNNNNNNNNNgagggagaaggcggaggccgtcAAGGAGGGGGCGGCTGGGTGGAGAGGGAGAGGAGACGGCTGAGATTCTGCGGAAGAAGGCGGCTAGGGTTCTGCGGGTGACGGAGGAGGAAGTGAgcgaggggaaagggagaggagagGACGCGCGAATAAAAGGAGACGTGGCTAGTGCCGCTAGTTGGCCGCACTTGCTCATCTTTTATATGTTCAATAAACGTGCTGGGCATCAGAACTGTCAGAATGATGGGCTTGGTTCCTTAAGATTTTCTGAAATTCCTAGTGTAAATCTCAAAAGCTTGTATAATACCATATGTCTTTACCATGTTGTAACACGAAGTGAAATGGACTCAACTGGTTAGCGAGCGTTAGTTTCCCACTGGTGCCCAAGTAGATGCATTATTCTTTGATTTTTTTAACATACATTGTTCTTTGTTATCAGTCACACTGTCACACAAGCTAACTAATTGGAGATTTGCATAACTCAGCCAGCTCAAACAGTTTCATATAAAGGTAGCACAATGTAGTTAATTTAGGTTTAAGCAACTATTGTGGGGTCAATGCACCAGACCCTGTACCCTTATATTGCTTGATTTGTACTAGTATAAGTGGTTACTATGTGTGCAAGTTGCATGCTTCTACTAAGTTTTCATGTCTTTTTGCCGCAAATAATAGTGACATGCACCTGACACCATGTATGCACCGGTTCTCCATTGTAAGCAAGTAGGCATGTAGGCGTCCGCGAACGTCCGCAAGATAAAAATTAAGCCTAGCGTGATTATGAAACTAACATTGGAGCTTGAATAAATTTGACTCTACATATGGTAAAGTTACAACCTCATTCATAACTAAATACTCTGTTGTATACTAAACAGGCTCTGCAGGCAGCCAAGCATAAGTCAGTAGAGCACAAATTCAACTACCGGAAATTTCTCCCTTTAACCACTGAGTGGATTTTCATTTCCAAGGACACAGTAGAAAAAGAAACATTGGATGACTATTTGAGTTATTTTTCATTCTCCCTTTAACCACATGAGAACTTATGAGCATGTCGATGACAGATAGCCTGGCATGGTTTGTGATTAACAGGGAAATGAGTCTTACAATTTGTAACATCAGCAGTAAGATGGATGGTGGTATTTAATAGCATTGCTTagtcaattttttttggaaaatcaaaTTCATATCAATGAAGTCAGCTGGTTGTATCCACGCCACTTGAGAAATTcataatatacatttatcatgcATGAATTGCAGTTTTTAGTCCCTTAATATGATCTACACTATTGAATTTTTTTTCTAGCTTGCATTCTACATAGGACATGTACTTATTTCCTATGCATTACTCCCCTAACTGCTAGGCATTGCTATGTATATTGTTACTTTCCTTCCTATTGATCGTCGGTGTTCCTCTGATAATTGTCCAAAAATTAAAAACACCAAAATTATCAATTTCTATCGGTTTCACTATTTCTTTTTAGCATTGTTATAGTAGCTTCAAAATCGAGTGTGTCCTGACTGTTATGGTGTCTTTACGGATCATACATGTTCTTATTTGCAGCAAGAGTCGTGAAACAGGAGATATGATCGCTAAGGACACAGTGGAAATGCTCTGCATGTATGTGGCCACTGAAAAGGTCAGCATGGATATGACAATAGTAGGGCACATGTTCCTACCTCTTTTATGGATGAAGAAGGCGACACGACGCATGAAGATTACTCTAAACAAGTTTTCGCGCCGTTTATATTTATATATAAAGCCACAACCAAACAAGGTACATGGCCGAGCAATACAAGGTGGAGAGGTGGCCCTCTTACGAAGCCGATCTCAAGATAACCGGCATACGCAGAACTCTATGCAaccaaaagagaaaaaaagaagaccTGAACACAACACCAAACTACGCCCTAGCACACCTAAGCTCCACAACAACACTCTCATGAGGGAGAACGGCGCAAAGCTTCGCCGCTGTTGAGTCATCAACGAACAAAGGTCTTCACCCGGAGCCCagacacaaagagaagaaccaCGAAGACATCTTCGAGAAGATAGCGGCACCCGCAAGTGTCACCGTCGTCGGCACCGAGGCGCAGAGCTTTCGCTCAGCAGCTCACCCATGCCACTACGAGATTCCCATGACGAGCTTGGTGAGGACAGATCCCCATATGCGGTTTGGAGCACTGCCAGTGACAAGACAGAGAGAacgcccgagccgcccgccgctACCCGTCCCATCGCCCACACGACCAAGAGGAGAGTCACCACCGCCGGCGATGGTTCCCGCCAGAGAGCCAACCATGCAGACCTCCACCCGGGACCACTGCCCCAGCATTCATGTCCAAGCCACTATCATCTGACCACATCACAGTGTACCCACCATGGTAGGAGGAGTAGAAGGCGTCTCTTTTCACTCCTAGCCCGGCATCAGCCACGTAGTCTGGATCTACACCTCCACCACATGAGGCGTCGACACATGTGCCTCCAACCAGTCCCGGTGGACCGGAGGAGACGCAACTCCGTGACAccaacaactctctctctctcctcatggtgatgtgtgagtagttcatcctcggtgCCGAGGGTATGTATTAGTAGCTATGTGTTCAATCTCTCTCTCCCCCCATGTTCTTAGAAGTTTTCGATCTTGATTGTATAATGGGCTTGTTAAtaaagttggatcttatgatgtttctccctctattCTTTTTGTGGTGGATGCCTTGATCTTTGAAAAtcctttatgttggattgaatattttggGTTTGGGATTACATGATGCATGTCTAGTATAACTtggggatacctgtggtgacattggggtattctATGCATAAAAGGTTGAATGATAGTATAACATGGTTTTGTCATAGTACAATTTTTGGGACTATCCGTGAGCCATTGAGATGGTTCAATAGATTAAGATTTGGAAGACGATGGATTGCTATTAAGTGCACCTAGGTGATTTCATCCTACTTTTTCCGATAAAAATAGAAACTTTGAAGTGATTTTTTACCGCACTTTTTGAGCGCATATCATGTTGTTTAACTATGTTAATGATGTTGAGAACTgagactagtgaaagtatgaacctaggACTCGTTTCCAAGCATTGAAACACCATTTTATTTACTCTTGGTACTTGTTATCTTGTTCGTATTTACCCAGATTACAAAAGGCTacttctaccatccatattacacataTATTATCATatttcgtcgaactagtgcacctatacatttgACAATTGTATTAGGTTAACTGGAGACATTAGAGACCACTTGTATTTGATTTCAGgattatttgagagagaccattttaaTCCTATATCTCCATGGATTGATATATCTTAGGCCATTCATTTGAGGaaaatttgtttttcttacaaaacTCTGCTCTTAAAGACACAGCAAAGTgtacaaaaataaaattgtgtaGTAGAAAACAAGGGTAGAGCAATAGGTGAAGGTGTGTTGCATGTTGTGGAACTGGTGGAATCggagaaacaaaataaataaagggaaAGCTAGCCTGTTGATAGAGTGTCGGCATGTAGGCAACCAGGTGGGCGACGAAAACTCTACAATTGAGTACAAAAACTAGTACTCTCTCCATCCCAAATGttttgtcttacatttgtttagatacagatATATCAAGTtatgttttagtattagatacatccgtatctagataaatgtcacgttttagtattagatacatcaaTATCTAGACATCTAAGACAagaatacatccgtatctagacaaatttacaACAAGAATTTtagaacgaagggagtatgagGAAAGAGAAAGACATTTACGTGCATTGGAAATGACCTGAAGGTGACTTACTCAATATCAACATTGATAGGGCATATCATCCTGAGGAGCAGCAATGAGCCTGGGGATTTATGGTCCGTGATAGCGATGGATTCGTCAAGGGATCAAGTGTAGGTTGTCACAGGCGGAAGCGGTgcatttttgtttttcttattcTAGATGTATGATCCGTGATAGCGATGGATAcgtttggatcggagggagtagtagatatgAAATTATGTGTCATGATGTATTTAATGATATGTACTCCATTTCTTATTCTAGAtgtaaataatttttctaaaaacttgatcaaattttgtaaAGGTTGACTTTTCAAAAAGAATATAGACACTGCATTATGGAGCAGAGGGATTATTCCGAATATGCCAATATAGAAATTTTAAAAACAACATTCATAGGAAAAAAAATCCAATTTCTGCACTTTCTTTTTAAAACATTTCTGCACTTTTGTTTTTTTGGAGGAAAAACGTTCCCAGCTGAACTGGGCCGAATTCTGCGGCCCAGCATCTGTCCCTATCTACGGGTTGCAGCCCATCCTCCTTTCTTTCTcttctcttccacctaggccctgGCCCATCTTCTCTCTCGGCCacccccaacctcctcctcctccttctgcaGCCGCAGCCACTGCAGTGGACGTAACGCccggctgcgccgccgccgctgatccTGCCGTTTCCTCCAAATTGATCGCGTCCGGCCTCCGTCCCCGTAATTCCCCGTGCCTCGACTCCTTCAGCCTCCATCTCCAATTCCCCATGGACATGGCGACCTGCTGCCGTCTGCCGACCTGATTTGAGCGACCAACCACCACGCACTCGTCGGTTCCTCTGACCTCCTCCTCAATTCCCCTTTTCTAGGTTGGAGCCGCACGCCACCGACGCCGGGCGGCGGCAGCCCGTGCACCCGCGGCTGACGAACTGGACCTGCTCCTCTCCGTCTCTTCGATCAGAACCGCACACCCACGCCGTACTGCACGCCGCCGACGCCTGCGCCCTGGTTACAGGTTATTGCTTAGACTGCCGGCCTTTCTAATCGATGAGTTATAAGTATCTGAAAATAATTCATCACTCAAAATTGACGAGTTACAGTGCAGACTTTGATGCGTTAGTTGATACCTAGACTTGGCCACATTACAGACTTACAAACTTGATCAGTATTATTGTGGTTGATAATAAGAGAGATGTGGGTTGGAGCTTCAGCTGGATCGTTTTGTTGTGGATGATAAAAGAGATATGGCTTTTTTCGATGCATATTGTGTGTTTTAATATCTAATAACTGACCCCCCCTCCGCTTTGATTATCCTCCGCCACTGGGTTAGTGCCATCTAATCAACTGTCATTACCAGCGACGATTTTCTAAAGAAAAAACAATTACATGACGAAAGAGAACTACTACTACTTTTTTCAAagttattttttttgcaaaacaactcTATTTGGTCTCCATGATAAACTTCAAAGTGGAAAAACAATTGTATGATAGATAAACTACATTTTCTTTGAAGAGTTGGTTTCTTGCTCTACTATGTTTTTTATTGTGTTCCCATGCATCAATTTTGTAATTAGCTCATGTTCTACTATAGTTAAACCACTGTGGTGTACTATTGTGCCACTCATTTTAAATCCTGTCGATATTCTTGATCAGTATTATTGTGGTTCACGCCATCATTGAGTTTTCTTTATTTGCATTGTATTTGTTCTAACGTGATTATCACTTGGTCACATAATGCGAAAATGTACCTCACACCCATCGTTTTTATAATATATATTTATCATCTCCTTTTTCAGGAGCTGATGCAAGGTGTAGGTTGTACTATGAGAAGGATGGTTGTGCACATCAAGCCTCAAATTGACCTCAATTGATTACACTAGAGCTggttgaataataatacataatTGATTCTGGTGGTTCAAACATGGGTTCTAGATTTCCATCACATCAGCTGAGCAATGGCCTGTATGTATCTGGCCGACCTGAGCAACCTAAGGAGAAAGCCCCAACCATTAGCTCCAATTTGATGCCGTACACTCATGGTGACTTGAAGAAATCTGGAGAGTTTGGGAAGATGTTTGACCTCCATGCTGACAAGTCCAGAAAATCTGGTCCTCTGGGCAATGCGCCTTCGAGTAATACTTTATTTGGGGGTGCTGCTTCCAACTCTGGACCTGTCTCTAATGCTGGTGGCCGGTCAAACTACTCTGGTTCTCTTTCATCTTCACTTCCTGGTGCTGGaggatcagcaagagcaaaatctaaCTCCGGACCATTCAATAAGCATCGAGAACAAGCAAAGTGGTCAACCAGTCCCCAGTCTGGAGGTGTGACCCCAATGGCTCGCCAGAATTCTGGCCCTCTACCTCCAGTGCTTCCTACAACTGGGCTTATCACATCTGGCCCTCATTCTTCCGGGCCACTGAATTCGTCTGGTGCTCCAAGAAGAAAAGTATCTGGATCTCTTGATTGTGCTGCATCAATGAAGGTGCAGGCTACATCGCTTGCTCACAACCAGGCTGTTACTACTCTCACCACCGAAAGTAGTTTCTCAGTTAAGGGAAGCATTTCGAAGTTGGTACTCTGGTAAGTGATCACACTCTTGCTGATGGGGTTTGCAATAGGTCTCTTCATTCTTGTTGTTGTTTACAATGCGGTTGTGCTGATAGTTGTTGTTGTGGCAATGATTGGTTCTGTTTCCGCACTTGTGTGTTGGAATGTTTTCAGTGGCAGGAGAGGCGTGCTCGGGTTTGTCAATAGCTATCCTGATACTGATCTCATAACTGCAAAAGGTGGAGAGTATGTGAAGGTTACAGGGGTATGTGAAATGCTGCTGTTCTTGTTGGATTTATTGTTGTTATCTTCACTCTGATAAATTTCTGTTTAGTGTCAGTATTCATCCTGTTCCATTGAGCCTATGATCGTTCTGTTGCAATGTGCGCTAATGAGACTAAGCTGAACATAGTTGAGTATTACTGTTACACGATTCTTGTTTTGGTTTATGAATACATGTACCATCAGATTCAAGTTACTTACCTTTCATGTTCCTTTCTGCCGCATGTGCTTTGGACCTGTATACAAGCACATAATACATCAATATATCACCAAATTTCTGTATGTcggtttattattcatggtagaatttgCATGGTAGTTATAATTGGATTCTTATAATCACTTCGTTCCACATGTAGCATAAAATCCTTTTCAGTTTTTTGGAGATTGCATATGTTAATCTACAGGTTGACAACATATTATTTTCTGTTCTGAGAAAACTTGTTACATTATTAATTAGTTACTTACCATTTACAGTAATGATCAGTATGCCAAACATCGCAGGTTGTTACGTGTGGAAATTTCCCACTGCAGTCCTCATTTCAAAGGATTCCGAGATGTGTGTACACTTCAACTAGGCTGTATGAGTATAGGGGTTGGGATTCAAAAATTGCAAACCCCAAGCATCGCCGGTTTACCTGGGGATTACAGACAGCAGAGGTGAGTTTTATTTTTTTCTGTAAGTACCTAGAAAAATGGTGTTTAAAATAAATTGATACAATGAATTACTTCCCAGTATAAAGATGTCTTTTTAAAATGTTAATATTCCAATTATATTACTTTCTTCCTAACTGGCTTTGACATTTCACCTGTGTAACTATTGCAGCGCTTTGCGGTAGATTTCTACATTTCCGATTTTCAATCTGGGCTTCGAGCATTGGTGAGAACAGGAAGTGGTGCACGGGTGACACCATATGTCGATGAACCGGTAGTAATTGACATCAATCCTGAGAACAAGGACATGTCTCCTGAATTTCTAAGATGGCTACGAGAAAGGAACCTCTCAAGTGATGGTCGGAAAATGCGCCTAAAAGAAGGGTATTATTTTCTTTATGTTGCTTTCCACCTGTATCACATAGAAATATTTAACTCTTTTCTGAAGATGTGTGCCAAAAGATATTAGTGAATCACTGTTATTTACTCAATCCCATACCGGCAGATACATCAAGGAAGGAAGCACTGTGAGTGTGATGGGGGTTGTTCAAAAGAGCGGGAGCATGTTGATGATAGTACCTCCATCGGAGCCTGTCTCATCTGGTTGCCTGTGGGGGAAGTGCCTATTCCCATCGAACCTTGACGGACTAGTCTTGAGATGTGAAGATACTTCAGACATGGATGTCATACCAGTATAGCAAGCTgagtgtctagatacatccgtatctagcaAATCTCAGACACGTAATgtggattggagggagtactaaagattGAGTATGGCTGGGTAATCTGTGTTTTCACTGTATACCCCTTTCTCAATGTATTACGTCCTCTTTTGCTCATTTTTGGTTATGAGCTCTTAATACGTGTGTAATATGGTGGCATTTGGGTTGTTTGAAGACTTGTTCCCTTGGGTCTAATATATACGTATTATTTAGGATGGTTTTCTTGCACTGCTGCTAAACATCTTTCGTTTTCCATCTCTGTCCAAAACATCACACTAGCTGTGGTAATCTGTAGTAACTTGCTTAATTAGGACATGGGCTGATTTAGTGATTTGCAGTAGAAAACAACATGTTTTTTTGGCTTTCTACTCGAGGAGTTGAGGTGATTATTGTTTTTGATGCACCTAATTCAATCAAAAGAACATGTACGAATAAATCTTGACATTGTGTGTCACCGGAAGAGAAATTTATATGACACACAGATTCAATTACTTTAGTTGAGATTGAGATTTGGAGGTCTAACTACCAAAACCATAAGGCGGTGAGGACATAAAGGTCTACTGTACGAAGCAATGAAGAGTGCAGCCAAGCAAGACGCGCCATTGAGAAAATAAAAGGACAAAATTTCAAGTGGTGCTCTATTAGGACTTAGTCATAAAGATGAGATGGGGCAAATAAAAGTACAAGGATCTATATGGCATAAAACTGTGTCATTTCAGGGTCGCAGCAGAAGGGCCTTGTTGTATGAGAAGATGAGGCCAGCGAAAGAAGGCATGGACCGGCATGCGATTTTTTTTAATGGACCATTACTTAatttgtgcgtgtcatccttgagaaggggcaatgctaatcTTCCCTGTATCATTCCAGTTTTATCGCATGTACCCGAAGGGACAATTCTAGCTCCTAGTGCAACTTATCTGATGGCCCTGTGAGCAAATAAATAATGAATGAGTGCTAACTATACTTGGAACCGTAGTGCATCGATCAACTTCGCTCCTTCAATGTTCAGGTCATTGCCTAGCTAGATTCCGGCCATACCCGGCACCCTGGCCCGATTTTGGCCAAGTTCATTGTCATTCAGCATCTCAGCAACCGGTCTGCATGAGGTGGGCAGTGTCCACGAATTGTACAGCAGCCGGGCGACTTGTCCAGTGTGACATCAAGGATGAAGGACCTGGTCCTGGATTTCGAGAAGTCGCTGCAAAATCTGGAACAACAATTTACATTGCTCATGCTCTTACGTGCTCACATGTTTGTGATGCATGATTGGGATGGATGGCCCAATCTGCTTTTGCAGGCTCCTGGGGTGCATAGAGTAATAGTGTTGATCGTGCTGTCTAGCGCAATCAAGACATTTTAAAACATAAAATTACCTTATCTCCCTTTGTAGGAAATCAAAGAAAATCTTGACAGCAGTGTCATACTAGAGGACAATCCTGGAATGTCCCACCAAACCCTATATGTCGTTGTAGCTCCTcctccaaaacaagagcaaaaaatattcataaatcttGGCCCCACATCACGAGTACCAAGCTCCATATTGGAGTACTAACAATAATTGGTTCTTAATCGTCAACCCGGATGTTTCATGAGCAAAATTAGTATTATAGTCCTGTATTTACAAACTGTTtggaaaatgtaaagaaaaatatcCCCGAAGGCGTAACTATTGACATATATACTACTAGTTACAAACCTATGCTATTCACGGGGAAACACTATTTCTGATCCATCGACGGTCGACTAGTTTTCACTCTAGTAGTAGACATTTTGGAGCCTAAGCTTTTGAAAGTAGACTTCCCTTTCTTATCACTATTACTCCTCTGTTCATAAACATAAGATGTTTTAAACTTTTACTAAATCGGATGTACATAGACACGCTTTAATTGGTTTGATCATTCATTTCAATCTATCTATAAtccatattaaaatatccaaaatatcttatatttgtgaatggaggtagtagttaatATTGCTTTTGTGTTACTCGTGGTCACTCAACTTGCATGATGCGCTAACATATCGAACTCTAAAATTGCTTGTTAAATCCACTCTACTTGGCTCATACTCACATGAGGACGGGAGTGCAGGTTCAGGTATGGTGTTACGTGGCCATGATGGGGCCATTCTCTTCTCTGCGTGTAGGTCCTTGTGGTCGTGTCCGAACACCTTGCGCGCGGAGCTCGCCGGTTGCATGGAAGGCCTAGCCCTTGCTCACCAATGGATGGAGATGCCGATCATCGTCGAGAGTGACAGTCTGCAAGCAGTACAGATGATCAATGCCCGAGGCCAAGATCGGTCTCAGTACGCCATGGTAATTTCTGAGGTGAAGCGTCTCATGGGTCTAAGGGAGTGTCGTGTTACTCATATCTCTAGAGAGCAGAATAATGTAAGTCACACGTTAGCAAACTTCGAAAGGACGGAGGATCGAACTGTGGTATGGATCCGTTGCGGTCCTGATAACATC
The window above is part of the Triticum aestivum cultivar Chinese Spring chromosome 2A, IWGSC CS RefSeq v2.1, whole genome shotgun sequence genome. Proteins encoded here:
- the LOC123190255 gene encoding uncharacterized membrane protein At1g16860, with amino-acid sequence MGSRFPSHQLSNGLYVSGRPEQPKEKAPTISSNLMPYTHGDLKKSGEFGKMFDLHADKSRKSGPLGNAPSSNTLFGGAASNSGPVSNAGGRSNYSGSLSSSLPGAGGSARAKSNSGPFNKHREQAKWSTSPQSGGVTPMARQNSGPLPPVLPTTGLITSGPHSSGPLNSSGAPRRKVSGSLDCAASMKVQATSLAHNQAVTTLTTESSFSVKGSISKLVLCGRRGVLGFVNSYPDTDLITAKGGEYVKVTGVVTCGNFPLQSSFQRIPRCVYTSTRLYEYRGWDSKIANPKHRRFTWGLQTAERFAVDFYISDFQSGLRALVRTGSGARVTPYVDEPVVIDINPENKDMSPEFLRWLRERNLSSDGRKMRLKEGYIKEGSTVSVMGVVQKSGSMLMIVPPSEPVSSGCLWGKCLFPSNLDGLVLRCEDTSDMDVIPV